A stretch of Lactuca sativa cultivar Salinas chromosome 6, Lsat_Salinas_v11, whole genome shotgun sequence DNA encodes these proteins:
- the LOC111890207 gene encoding lipid transfer protein EARLI 1-like, producing MLHCTLTPSHSSFTIIDKVFITDFGMASKSNVSVVLVIAFNLLFCIMVSGCATSDIPEPNLNPNQKPNTNPSSNPNPFPNTNQNPNPNTNTNNTPNPNPNSNPNTVPNTNPNTETCPRDALKLGVCANLLGGLVKVELGSPPVKPCCSLIQGLADLEAAVCLCTAIKANVLGINLNVPVSLSLLVNVCGGEVPNGFVCS from the coding sequence ATGCTCCATTGTACCCTTACTCCATCACACTCTTCCTTTACCATAATTGACAAAGTTTTCATAACCGATTTCGGCATGGCATCGAAGAGTAATGTGTCCGTTGTTCTGGTCATAGCTTTCAACCTTTTATTCTGCATCATGGTTAGTGGCTGTGCGACGTCCGACATACCAGAACCCAACCTCAATCCAAATCAAAAACCCAACACAAACCCAAGCAGCAACCCCAACCCCTTCCCTAACACTAACCAAAACCCCAACCCCAACACTAACACGAACAACACCCCCAACCCCAATCCCAACTCTAACCCGAACACAGTACCAAACACAAACCCAAATACAGAAACCTGCCCTAGAGACGCCTTGAAACTGGGGGTTTGTGCTAATCTTCTAGGGGGATTGGTCAAAGTTGAGTTAGGTTCACCACCGGTGAAGCCATGTTGCTCTCTTATCCAAGGACTTGCCGACCTTGAGGCTGCCGTCTGTTTGTGCACTGCAATCAAAGCCAACGTCCTAGGGATCAATCTTAATGTACCAGTATCTCTTAGCTTGCTCGTTAATGTCTGTGGCGGTGAAGTCCCAAATGGTTTTGTATGTTCCTAG